A window of Saccopteryx leptura isolate mSacLep1 chromosome 5, mSacLep1_pri_phased_curated, whole genome shotgun sequence contains these coding sequences:
- the DEFB123 gene encoding beta-defensin 123 gives MKLLWLTLTALLLLSQLSPGGAQKCWNLYGKCRQRCSRKERIYVYCTNNKLCCVRPKFQPRQRPWSF, from the exons ATGAAGCTCCTTTGGCTGACTTTGACGGCACTGCTGCTCCTGTCCCAGCTGTCTCCAG GTGGCGCCCAAAAATGCTGGAATCTCTATGGCAAATGCCGCCAGAGGTGCTCCAGGAAGGAAAGGATCTATGTTTACTGTACGAATAATAAGCTGTGCTGTGTGAGGCCCAAGTTCCAGCCAAGACAAAGGCCGTGGTCATTCTGA